From Nonomuraea helvata, a single genomic window includes:
- a CDS encoding LysR family transcriptional regulator has product MELRQLHYLLAIVEEGSFTRAAARVHVAQPAISQQIAQLERELGERLFDRSERRIRLTPAGEAFLPYARAALDAAASGRDAVVALRGVLAGRLTVGTIPSPPLSLLDQLARFRRRHPGVRITLRTGDPEELTAQVAAGALDAAVIGVSGNRLPAGPAGQRLPVGLTSRDVAEEALVIVVTPGHPLAAKPQLSLSELRGEPMVTLTWGAGLRIALETACAEEGFLPEVTAETDDLTLLTDLVRHGFGVALMPRSAAERARPQVVTIPLRPPAPSRSLALVWRRDRLSAQGRAFLDLAGQDLDEPGA; this is encoded by the coding sequence ATGGAACTGCGCCAGTTGCACTATCTGCTGGCCATCGTGGAAGAGGGAAGCTTCACCCGCGCCGCCGCTCGCGTCCACGTCGCCCAGCCCGCGATCAGCCAGCAGATCGCCCAACTCGAACGCGAGCTCGGAGAGCGGCTTTTCGACCGGTCCGAGCGCCGGATCCGGCTTACCCCGGCAGGGGAGGCCTTCCTTCCGTACGCCCGCGCGGCCCTCGATGCGGCAGCCTCTGGACGGGACGCGGTCGTCGCACTGCGCGGCGTCCTGGCAGGGCGGCTCACGGTGGGGACCATCCCTTCCCCTCCGTTGTCGCTACTGGATCAACTCGCACGGTTTCGGCGCCGCCATCCCGGCGTCCGTATCACCCTGCGCACCGGCGATCCGGAGGAACTGACGGCGCAGGTGGCGGCGGGCGCCTTGGATGCGGCCGTCATCGGCGTCTCAGGCAACCGCCTTCCCGCAGGGCCGGCGGGACAGCGCCTGCCTGTCGGCCTCACGAGCCGCGACGTCGCCGAGGAAGCACTCGTGATCGTCGTCACCCCCGGACATCCACTCGCCGCGAAGCCACAGCTGAGCCTGTCCGAGCTGCGTGGAGAGCCGATGGTCACGCTCACCTGGGGCGCCGGGCTGCGCATCGCACTCGAGACCGCCTGCGCCGAGGAAGGCTTCCTCCCCGAAGTCACGGCCGAGACCGACGACCTCACCTTGCTGACCGATCTGGTCCGGCACGGTTTCGGAGTGGCCCTCATGCCCCGGTCGGCCGCAGAGCGGGCCCGGCCGCAGGTGGTCACCATCCCGCTCCGGCCGCCCGCCCCGAGCCGAAGCCTGGCGCTGGTCTGGCGCCGCGATCGCCTCTCCGCGCAGGGCCGGGCTTTTCTCGACCTGGCCGGACAGGATCTCGACGAGCCAGGGGCTTGA
- a CDS encoding MBL fold metallo-hydrolase translates to MKITKYTHACVRLEHEGRVLVIDPGIWSEPSALIGADAVLITHEHADHADVLRLLGAGIEVYAPLAAELALPYTAVRVGEDFTAAGFRVRAACGRHAPIYGGRPDCVNLGYLVEGTLYHPGDSLHIPNEPVETLLVPLQASWLKTAEVIDFVRAVAPERAFGIHDGQVNARGLASVNGWLGQETRHRYRWLAPQESA, encoded by the coding sequence GTGAAGATCACGAAATACACCCATGCCTGCGTACGGCTGGAGCACGAGGGCCGTGTCCTGGTCATCGACCCCGGGATCTGGAGCGAGCCGAGCGCGCTGATCGGCGCGGACGCGGTGCTGATCACCCATGAGCATGCCGACCACGCCGACGTGCTGCGGCTGCTGGGCGCCGGCATCGAGGTGTACGCTCCGCTCGCGGCGGAGCTGGCGCTGCCGTACACCGCCGTGCGGGTCGGTGAGGACTTCACGGCGGCCGGTTTCCGCGTACGGGCCGCCTGCGGCCGGCATGCGCCGATCTACGGCGGCCGACCCGACTGCGTGAACCTCGGCTATCTCGTGGAGGGCACGCTCTACCATCCCGGCGACTCCCTGCACATCCCGAACGAGCCCGTGGAGACGCTCCTGGTCCCCCTGCAGGCGTCGTGGCTGAAGACCGCCGAGGTGATCGACTTCGTTCGCGCGGTCGCCCCCGAGCGGGCCTTCGGCATCCACGACGGGCAGGTCAACGCACGAGGCTTGGCCAGCGTGAACGGCTGGCTCGGTCAGGAGACGCGGCACCGCTACCGGTGGCTGGCCCCGCAGGAAAGCGCTTGA